The nucleotide window CCAAGCCCAATGAAGGAGCTGTGGTGGAAGGtatcattttaactttaattacgAAGTTAATATAATGAGACATATCAATCAAAATCTctaatatgttgttttatttaaaattttatatcttAAGTTTATGCTAAATAGGTCGTTCTGCTTCATTCATTGTAAAGTATCATGTCACAACACAAATCGAGCAGTCTGATGGATTTgtttgttgaaaaagaaaacttttaagagCTGATCAGATTGTTAGAAGCATGATAATTAACCATAGTTGTTTTGAATGTACAGATCtagatttgatcaaatttatgAACCGTGGCAACTCATGGCCTCATGCAGAAGTGAATAAGTGTGcatattcacattttaaaatttagctGACAGTTGGCTCATTATCCACACTTGAATAGAAAAATCCTTAAAAGTAGGTTGTAAAACTGGTTTAGCCCAGTGAGAACTGGGCGCTACATATTTCAGTAACCACAGTTTTCAACGGATTTCAGCCTTCTTTACCTAAAACAAAGATAGATGACTTAAAAGTAAATTCTACGTTGAAGTTGTGGATTAGACACCAACAAtgattgcatttcttatttgaaaagCATACATCTGAAAAATCTTGTCATTTGTCAAATGTCTGTGAGTGCAGATCACATCATACTTGTGTCTAAATACGTCTGTTCATCTTTATATGCGTGGCGAAGAGCTTAGACCCGACTGATTTAGACATTTGTCATATTGCCTCTTGCATGActgaatctattttttttctctgtagatAATTTACTTAAAGATCGTGATTTGTTGCCAACTTTTTGCCTGCATCTTCTTTGTGATTTGTCCCACTTATTTCAATGTTTCACAAACGTGCGTGTGTTCGGAGTCTGAAACTTTTTTTGAGTTAATGACCAGCTGCACAGCATCATTTAAACACAGTTTTCATTGTTGACCCCTCAAAGAAAGCCCTACTTTATAGTACACACCCCCAAGGTTTGTCACGAGTTAATCTCAGCGTTTCTGTTTCAGTCTTTGTTCAAGGTACCTGCGATGGacgtgtttttgatgagagggAGCTGAAATTTGAGATTGGGGATGGAGAGAGTTTTAGCTTGCCCAGCGGTGTGGAGAAAGCCATCATGGCCATGGAGCAGGGAGAAGAGGCACTCTTCATTATGAAACCAAAGTATGATTATGTTTGTTAGTTTATCTTGTCTCTCGTGTAATATTGGTACTGTTTATTGCCATGCTGCAATAATGTCTTAGGTAAAAATCCTGGCCTGGGATTTCTGAattgagtttgcatgttcagTCTGTACATTAGTGGGCTTCCTCCCATAGTTCATAAACATGGCCAGAGGTTTGTGGTATCTAAATTACCCCTAGTTATTATTGTTAGTGTGTGTGTACAGTTTGACATAATCAACAGTTAAATTGATTATGTTGCACAAAACCTTTTTGCtacatctgtgtttgttttgtagatATGGCTTTGGGGTTGATGGGAATGAGAAGTATTGTATTCCTGGTAGTGCAACGTTGCAGTACAAGATTAAGCTAACAGCCTTTGAAAAGGTAAGAATATGACAAAGATCTGTGACGGGTAGTGTTTGATCAAGTTTCCTTacatttgacttatttttatcTAACAGGCTAAGGAGTCGTGGGAAATGAACACAATGGAAAAGCTGGAGCAAAGCGGTATTGTCAAGGAGAAAGGAACGCAGTGTTTTAAGGTATCTTACGTTTGTTAAAAAGCCAAAAGATTTTATTCTGGATTTAATTGCGCCATGTCTCCTTGTTATGTATTCTGACCTGGGGATTTTCTGTTACAGGATGGGAAATACAAACAGGCATCTGTGCAGTACAAAAAGATTGTTGCTTGGCTAGAGCATGAGTCTGGCTTGTCAGATGAGGatgaaaaaaaggcaaaaacccTGCGACTGGCTGCACATCTGAACTTGGCCATGTGCTTCCTTAAAATGCATGAGCCAAACAAAGCCTTTGAAAATTGTGACAAGGTATTTGACTTCTCTAATTCCTGAGAGGGAAGACTGAACAGATGTCTTTCAGATGAGGTTTATTTGCTTTACAGGTGGGAGTTGTTTAAATCTCAAAAAGACCCCGTCATTTCTTGTTGCAGGCCCTGGAAATCGATTCTACAAACGAGAAGGCTTTGTTCCGACGGGGAGAGGCGCTCTTCAATATGAATGAATTTGAGAAGGCGAGAGATGATTTCCAGCGAGTTGTTCAGCTCTATCCTTCCAACAAAGCCGCAAAAAGTCAGGTATAATACCAAGTGCTAATTCCTCATAA belongs to Gambusia affinis linkage group LG08, SWU_Gaff_1.0, whole genome shotgun sequence and includes:
- the fkbp4 gene encoding peptidyl-prolyl cis-trans isomerase FKBP4 codes for the protein MTAEEQNSEGQNTIPMEGEDITPKKDGGVLKLVKREGTGTDFPMTGDKVFVHYVGTLLDGTHFDSSRDRGEKFSFELGKGQVIKAWDIGVATMRVGELCQLICKPEYAYGSAGSPPKIPPKATLIFEVELFEFRGEDITEDEDGGIIRRIITKGEGYSKPNEGAVVEVFVQGTCDGRVFDERELKFEIGDGESFSLPSGVEKAIMAMEQGEEALFIMKPKYGFGVDGNEKYCIPGSATLQYKIKLTAFEKAKESWEMNTMEKLEQSGIVKEKGTQCFKDGKYKQASVQYKKIVAWLEHESGLSDEDEKKAKTLRLAAHLNLAMCFLKMHEPNKAFENCDKALEIDSTNEKALFRRGEALFNMNEFEKARDDFQRVVQLYPSNKAAKSQVVLCQKRIKEQHEKDKRIYANMFQKFAERDSKKEAEKVKPESKENGEEEMEVENGEKETQ